The following is a genomic window from Spirosoma foliorum.
CGAAACGGGTATCTGATCATAAACGGTTAGGTCAATCGGTTCCTGACGCGTGTTACGTAAACTAATTCGATAAGAATGGCTCTCCCGCTGATTACTCCCAATGGTTTTACGGCTATTAACATCCTCAACTTGCTCCCGTTTGGCAACGATACGCTTATCGCGGCCTAATGATAATCGTAGCGTATCCTCGGCTGCGGTCAGGTCGATACTTGACTCGCCCACAAAGGTGCCTTCGAAATAAATTCGGGCTGGCCCATTGAGCAGATTGAGTTTATCCCATCCCGTAATTTGGGCCGTTAAAAACGCGTCGTTATCCAATTTTGGCGTTAATTCGTAGCGGTAAATAGCCGGGAGTTCGGCCGTTTGTACATCAACCAGTTGCGGACGACTGTTGGTCAGAATCGTGTACGGTAATGCAATCACAAAACTGACGTTCGTTGGCTGATCAACGGCCTGTGTGACCGTAGCGGTATTCACTAGTTGAGGAGCCGACAGGGCACTGGCTTTACTCATGCTTCGTTGCGAACCGCCATTGCCTGATGTAACGACAACTTCCTGTAGCATCTGGTTATCAGATGCCGCTTTAAACTTAGGTCGCGGTTCGTAGAATCCGACATAATCGGTTGATAGCTGTGGCTGTGAGCCTGGTAACGCCGGATTGGCCGTTGAGAGTGTAAGACGAACATTTTGCCAATCGAAACCTGTATTCTGATAAACCTGAGCTTTATAAGCCAGTGATGCCGGACTTTTTGCATCGCGTACCCGAACATCGTAAATCGGCGACCAGCCCGCGTTACTTACGACATAACTCAGCTCCAGCTCAACGGGCGTTTTGCTTTTAGCAGTCAGGGTTATTTCTATTTCCCCCACAGGACGTTCGCGTTTGGCGTTCTGCTCCGTTACCTGCGCATCGAGTCGTTCCACCCGTTTTTTCTGCTCTACCATTCGTCGATTCAGCAACAGGAGTTCCTGACCAATTTTGGTGAGTCGTTCCCGGTAGAAAGCGGCCATATCTGCCACTTCTTTTACGGTTGTGCCCGTCGTTTTACCGCCAACCTGCTGATTCGCCAGAATAAGTTTCTTTTCCTGCTGAAGCACCTCTTCCTGAACCGTCAGCAGTTCGTAAGCCTCCCGATTAGCCCGTAGCGAATCCTCCAGCCGTTGTAACGAAGCCGGTTTCGAGGCTTTGGTCAGGAAATTAGTTCGAAACTGAACGCCCTGAATAATGGCATCGCCTTTGCCCGATACCTGAATACTCTGTGGGTCAGTTTGCGCGGGTACATTGTCAATCACCAATCGGGTTGTACCGACATCTAAAGTAGACACCGCATGCGACGACAATTGGGCACGAGTCAGAAATACAGTTACTTGCCGAAGTGTAGCCTGGACACGTTGTTCGTCAGCAACTGGTGTCGCGCCAACCTGAGCGAAACTCAATGCCGAGCCTAAGCAAAGCGTGGTAATCATCAATACAATTTTCATAGTGGCAGGATGTTTAGGCCTTGTAGATTCCATAAGTGGGTAGACCGTTTAATTATTTAGGTAAATCATCGAAATAATTCGCCAGCTTACAGAACTTTGCGACCATGATTACTGCCGACCAACTTCGAACATTTACCGAACAAATCTTTATAGCCATCGGCTGTTCCGAAACCGATGCCCGTTTAGCCGCCGATGTACTCGTTAGTGCCGACCTCCGGGGTATTGACTCCCATGGGGTTGCACGCTTACCCGGCTAC
Proteins encoded in this region:
- a CDS encoding mucoidy inhibitor MuiA family protein; the encoded protein is MKIVLMITTLCLGSALSFAQVGATPVADEQRVQATLRQVTVFLTRAQLSSHAVSTLDVGTTRLVIDNVPAQTDPQSIQVSGKGDAIIQGVQFRTNFLTKASKPASLQRLEDSLRANREAYELLTVQEEVLQQEKKLILANQQVGGKTTGTTVKEVADMAAFYRERLTKIGQELLLLNRRMVEQKKRVERLDAQVTEQNAKRERPVGEIEITLTAKSKTPVELELSYVVSNAGWSPIYDVRVRDAKSPASLAYKAQVYQNTGFDWQNVRLTLSTANPALPGSQPQLSTDYVGFYEPRPKFKAASDNQMLQEVVVTSGNGGSQRSMSKASALSAPQLVNTATVTQAVDQPTNVSFVIALPYTILTNSRPQLVDVQTAELPAIYRYELTPKLDNDAFLTAQITGWDKLNLLNGPARIYFEGTFVGESSIDLTAAEDTLRLSLGRDKRIVAKREQVEDVNSRKTIGSNQRESHSYRISLRNTRQEPIDLTVYDQIPVSTDSRIEVSLTDAGGAGLNSETGKLTYRLILQPGESRALTFRYEIKYPKGRVLSE